One genomic window of Deltaproteobacteria bacterium includes the following:
- a CDS encoding nitrate reductase formation protein NapD: MIVSGVLVICRGDRLRDVTAAVGALPGVEVHQVDPAGRLVLTIEATSTDGCADRLRAIQALPDVISAEMAVHVFEDEGHPSVTHGVIS, from the coding sequence GTGATCGTGTCGGGCGTGCTCGTCATCTGTCGGGGAGACCGTCTCCGGGACGTGACTGCGGCCGTCGGCGCGCTGCCGGGTGTCGAGGTCCATCAGGTGGACCCGGCCGGCCGCCTCGTCCTCACGATCGAGGCAACCAGCACGGACGGCTGTGCCGACCGGCTGCGCGCGATCCAGGCACTTCCCGACGTGATCTCCGCCGAGATGGCGGTGCACGTCTTCGAAGACGAGGGGCACCCATCAGTCACACACGGCGTGATTTCCTGA